The sequence TTACCCTTATCAAAATTCAGTAAATTCGAAGAAAATTGTGGAAGATCTAACGCACGTAAAGCCCCAATTATGAAATAAGATTTATCTTTGGGCTTTGCCCTTAGTTAAATCAATCAGGCTCTGCGTGCTAACCATCAGTGGAAAGCCCCACTGATGGAAGTTTCACCTTATTCGTCTTTGAAGCGTTCAACGATGACAGGCTGTAGTTGTTTGCCTGCTATTGCTGCTTCAACCGTTTCTTGTAACATCGTCATCCGTGCCACCATTGAATTAGGTTTATTGACCGGATCATCTTGACCATATGGAATAAAGTAGATATTCTTTGTTGCCATCAATCGCATTAGATTCACGCCATTTAACCCTAATGCATCGTTAGTAGAAATTCCTAATACTACTGGCTTTTGATTTCTTAATGTCGCCTTAGCAGCCATTAGCACAGGTGAATCACTTAAAGCATTGGCAAATTTACTCATAGAAGCACCCGTTAATGGAGCAATTACCATACAGTCTAATGGAACTTTCGGCCCTAGTGGTTCTGCTGCAACAATTGAGTCGATAATTTTATTCCCTGTCAACTCTTCAATTCGGTTGACCCAGTCTTCCCCTTTTCCAAAACGAGTGGTTGTATTCTTAACCGTAAATGTGCAAACTGGAATGACTTCTGCCCCTGCATTTACTAATTTTTCAATTTCAGGAAATATTGCGTCATACGTACAATGAGAGCCTGTTAAACCAAACCCAATACGTTTTCCATTTAAACTCATTATTCATTCTCCTTTCGATTTTCATATACTTCTTCCAGTAATTGTGAAAGGACATTTGCTAAAATGGTTCCCGCCGTTTTCGGCGCTACGATTCCAGGCAGACTTGGAGCTAATAAAGCTTTAACTCCCCTTTTTTCCGCATAACGGAAATCAGTTCCACCTGGCTTTGAAGCCAAATCAATGATCAATGTGTGAACAGGCAGTTTGGCAATAACCTTTGGAGTGACAATTAAATGTGGGATTGTATTTATTAAAATGTCAGTATCTGACACACAATGGGTTAGATCATCAAGATGAAATGGTGTTAAACCCATCTCCGTAATCCGGGCAATATGCGCGGGTTTTCGTGCACCAACCTTCACTTTTGCTCCAAGCAAATGAAAAGTTCGAGCAACACTCATTCCTACTCTACCAAGTCCTAGGACCGTTACATTTGATCCATGGATGGTAATATCTGTATGTTGAATAGCCATCATAATCGTACCTTCTACCGTTGGTATAGAATTATAAATGGCAACATCGTCTCGACTAAATAGTTGAACATGACGACGTTTTGTTTTTTCTATAATATTATTTAAATAAGCATTTGTGATGCCGGAAAAAATGGTGCAATGCTCTGGCGTTT is a genomic window of Niallia sp. XMNu-256 containing:
- the dpaA gene encoding dipicolinic acid synthetase subunit A, yielding MLTDMQIAIIGGDARQLEVIRKLTELDTKLSLIGFEQLDHAFTGASKEKIDELDFSALDAIILPVAGTSPDGHVDTIFSNEKIRLVEEMVMKTPEHCTIFSGITNAYLNNIIEKTKRRHVQLFSRDDVAIYNSIPTVEGTIMMAIQHTDITIHGSNVTVLGLGRVGMSVARTFHLLGAKVKVGARKPAHIARITEMGLTPFHLDDLTHCVSDTDILINTIPHLIVTPKVIAKLPVHTLIIDLASKPGGTDFRYAEKRGVKALLAPSLPGIVAPKTAGTILANVLSQLLEEVYENRKENE
- the dpaB gene encoding dipicolinate synthase subunit B, with amino-acid sequence MSLNGKRIGFGLTGSHCTYDAIFPEIEKLVNAGAEVIPVCTFTVKNTTTRFGKGEDWVNRIEELTGNKIIDSIVAAEPLGPKVPLDCMVIAPLTGASMSKFANALSDSPVLMAAKATLRNQKPVVLGISTNDALGLNGVNLMRLMATKNIYFIPYGQDDPVNKPNSMVARMTMLQETVEAAIAGKQLQPVIVERFKDE